In Gemmatimonadetes bacterium T265, one DNA window encodes the following:
- the tldD_2 gene encoding TldD protein: MTSRRDFLRQSGLALGALATAGGALGAVPRLLSATPAPAGRALDTFADPAATKALMAAALNAAKAAGASYADVRVSRQRQNFVFTREQQIQNVVDTDTLGIGVRALVDGTWGFAATRALTADGAASAAREAVAIARASRLARDRAVEWLPSPVYADVTWKNAAEKDPWDVPVEQKADLLLRANKEALKAKNVKFVFSGLFFVKDERNYANTDGSVIRQDVIRSWPLMQITAVNTAFTDFQTRGNVVPPAGRGWEYVEASDLAGHAAQWGEDAAAKLTAKPVDVGRYDLVLDPSNVWLTIHESIGHPTELDRAMGYEANFAGTSFVSPPDKMLGQLKYGRPLMNIQGDRAQPGGLSTIGYDDDGVKPDTFLIIKNGVMNDYQTTREQAPWLRWWYAKEGRPVASHGCSYAQGWSDVQFQRMPNVSLLPGEQDLTRDDLVAATDRGILIVGDGSFSIDQQRYNAQFGGQTFYEIKGGKVAGMLKDVAYQIRTPDFWNSMDMIGGRRSYQLGGSFFDGKGQPEQSNAVSHGAPAARFRNVNVINTGRKA; encoded by the coding sequence ATGACCTCCAGACGCGACTTTCTGCGCCAGAGCGGCCTCGCCCTCGGCGCCCTGGCCACCGCCGGGGGCGCCCTCGGCGCCGTCCCGCGCCTCCTCTCCGCGACACCGGCTCCGGCCGGCCGCGCCCTCGACACCTTCGCCGACCCCGCGGCGACGAAGGCCCTCATGGCCGCCGCGCTCAACGCCGCCAAGGCCGCGGGCGCGAGCTACGCCGACGTCCGCGTCAGCCGCCAGCGCCAGAACTTCGTCTTCACCCGCGAGCAGCAGATCCAGAACGTCGTCGACACCGACACGTTAGGCATCGGCGTGCGCGCGCTCGTCGACGGCACGTGGGGCTTCGCCGCCACGCGCGCCCTGACCGCCGACGGCGCCGCGTCCGCGGCCCGCGAGGCCGTCGCGATCGCCAGGGCGAGCCGCCTCGCGCGCGACCGGGCCGTCGAGTGGCTCCCGTCGCCGGTCTACGCCGACGTAACGTGGAAGAACGCCGCCGAAAAGGACCCGTGGGACGTGCCCGTCGAGCAGAAGGCCGACCTGCTGCTCCGCGCCAACAAGGAGGCGCTCAAGGCGAAGAACGTGAAATTCGTCTTCTCCGGCCTGTTCTTCGTCAAGGACGAGCGCAACTACGCCAACACCGACGGCTCGGTCATCCGGCAGGACGTGATCCGCTCGTGGCCGCTCATGCAGATCACCGCGGTCAACACGGCGTTCACCGACTTCCAGACGCGCGGCAACGTCGTGCCGCCGGCCGGGCGCGGGTGGGAGTACGTCGAGGCGAGCGACCTCGCCGGCCACGCGGCGCAGTGGGGCGAGGACGCGGCCGCCAAGCTCACCGCCAAGCCCGTCGACGTCGGCCGCTACGACCTCGTGCTCGACCCGAGCAACGTGTGGCTCACCATCCACGAGTCGATCGGGCACCCCACGGAGCTCGACCGCGCGATGGGCTACGAGGCCAACTTCGCCGGCACGAGCTTCGTCTCGCCGCCCGACAAGATGCTCGGCCAACTCAAGTATGGGCGGCCGCTGATGAACATCCAGGGCGACCGCGCGCAGCCGGGCGGCCTGTCGACGATCGGCTACGACGACGACGGCGTGAAGCCCGACACGTTCCTCATCATCAAGAACGGCGTCATGAACGACTACCAGACCACGCGCGAGCAGGCGCCGTGGCTGCGCTGGTGGTACGCCAAGGAGGGGCGCCCGGTCGCGAGCCACGGCTGCTCCTACGCGCAGGGGTGGAGCGACGTGCAGTTCCAGCGCATGCCCAACGTCTCGCTGCTCCCGGGGGAGCAGGACCTCACGCGCGACGACCTCGTCGCGGCCACCGACCGCGGCATCCTCATCGTCGGCGACGGCTCCTTCAGCATCGACCAGCAGCGCTACAACGCGCAGTTCGGCGGCCAGACCTTCTACGAGATCAAGGGCGGCAAGGTCGCCGGCATGCTCAAGGACGTCGCCTACCAGATCCGCACCCCCGACTTCTGGAACAGCATGGACATGATCGGCGGCCGGCGCTCCTACCAGCTCGGCGGGAGCTTCTTCGACGGCAAGGGCCAGCCCGAGCAGTCGAACGCGGTGAGCCACGGCGCGCCCGCGGCGCGCTTCCGCAACGTCAACGTCATCAACACCGGGAGGAAGGCCTGA
- a CDS encoding TldD/PmbA family protein, whose translation MPARTADPQHAILSREEAQAVVAKAVALSKADGVEVQLDSNYTGNVRFAANQMSTSGANTNAQLAVQSSFGPKHAVVTTNDLSDDSIRRAVEQSERVARLAPDDPEAMPALGPQQYAPVDAYFESTAALTPEDRARAALAALKLTRAAGDLAAAGYLQAGMSASALGNKAGLFAYHRRTSSNYTLTVRSADGTGSGWAAADHPDWSQVDVAALAERATTKARLSRNPVAIEPGRYTVILEPQAVGDLVQLIGNYAGAREADEGRSPFVKQGGGNKIGQKVADERVTLFSDPADPQLLAQPWDGDGLPLGRQVWIENGVLKQLYYSRFWAKKQGRTATGAPSSLKMAGGTQGVDDLVRGTARGVLVTRLWYLREVDPRTILYTGLTRDGTFLVENGKITKALRNFRFNESPLFMLNNLEALGRAERLAGTEQGGDVVMPSIKVRDFDFTSLSEAV comes from the coding sequence ATGCCCGCGCGAACGGCGGACCCGCAGCACGCGATCCTCTCGCGCGAGGAGGCGCAGGCGGTCGTCGCCAAGGCCGTCGCGCTGAGCAAGGCCGACGGGGTCGAGGTGCAGCTCGACTCGAACTACACCGGCAACGTCCGCTTCGCGGCCAACCAGATGTCGACCTCGGGCGCGAACACCAACGCGCAGCTCGCCGTGCAGTCGAGCTTCGGCCCGAAGCACGCCGTCGTGACGACCAACGACCTCTCCGATGATTCGATCCGCCGAGCGGTCGAGCAGAGCGAGCGCGTCGCGCGCCTCGCCCCCGACGACCCGGAGGCGATGCCCGCGCTCGGCCCGCAGCAGTACGCGCCGGTGGACGCGTACTTCGAGAGCACCGCCGCGCTCACCCCCGAGGACCGCGCGCGCGCGGCGCTCGCGGCGTTGAAGCTGACGCGCGCCGCGGGCGACCTCGCCGCCGCGGGCTACCTCCAGGCCGGGATGAGCGCGTCGGCGCTCGGCAACAAGGCCGGCCTCTTCGCCTACCACCGGCGCACGTCGAGCAACTACACGCTCACCGTGCGCAGCGCCGACGGCACGGGCTCCGGCTGGGCCGCGGCCGACCACCCCGACTGGTCGCAGGTCGACGTCGCCGCGCTCGCCGAGCGGGCGACGACGAAGGCGCGCCTGTCGCGGAACCCCGTCGCGATCGAGCCGGGCCGCTACACCGTGATCCTCGAGCCGCAGGCCGTGGGCGACCTCGTGCAGCTGATCGGCAACTACGCCGGCGCGCGCGAGGCCGACGAAGGGCGCTCGCCCTTTGTGAAGCAGGGCGGCGGGAACAAGATCGGGCAGAAGGTCGCCGACGAGCGGGTCACCCTCTTCTCCGACCCCGCCGACCCGCAGCTCCTCGCGCAGCCGTGGGACGGCGACGGGCTGCCGTTAGGCCGTCAGGTGTGGATCGAGAACGGCGTCCTGAAGCAGCTCTACTACTCGCGCTTCTGGGCCAAGAAGCAGGGCAGGACGGCCACCGGCGCGCCGAGCTCGCTCAAGATGGCCGGCGGCACGCAGGGCGTCGACGACCTGGTCAGGGGCACCGCGCGGGGCGTGCTCGTCACGCGCCTCTGGTACCTGCGCGAGGTCGACCCGCGCACGATCCTCTACACGGGCCTCACGCGCGACGGGACGTTCCTCGTCGAGAACGGCAAGATCACGAAGGCGCTCCGCAACTTCCGCTTCAACGAGAGCCCCCTCTTCATGCTCAACAACCTCGAGGCGCTCGGCCGCGCCGAGCGGCTGGCGGGCACGGAGCAGGGGGGCGACGTGGTGATGCCGAGCATCAAGGTGCGCGACTTCGACTTCACGAGCCTCTCCGAGGCGGTGTAG